In the genome of bacterium, the window GGCTGCTGACCCCGCTGCGTTGGCGTTTCTTCCCGCATCCCATCTACTTCACCTGGGTCGTCAGCCTCCTCACCTTCGGCGGTGTTGCTCTCTGGGACCGGCGCCCGATCCCACCGGCCCACCCCGCGAGCGCTGGGTCCAGAATCTCTTCCTGAATTTCAACTTAGCGCGATTTCCCGACATTCTTGACCCCTTTTCCGATACCTGCTAGTCTATCGAACGTTAGTTCTACTACCGGCATCCGCGGGCCGTGCCACGGGGAAGGCGGTGCTGGCGAGATGGAGATTCGCGACTTCCAGTTGCATCGACCGCGCAGTCTGGCCGAGGCCTGCGCGCTCGGCGCCCGCCTCGGCGAGGCTGCGCGGTACTGCGCAGGCGGCACGGAGCTCATCGTCGACTTCCGCGCGCGGCGGGACGGGGCCGATCACCTGATCAGTCTGCGCGAGGTCCCAGGCCTCGCGACCATCGCGGTCCAGGACGATGATCTCCGTATCGGCGCCATGGTCAGCATCGCCGAGATCGCCGAGTCGCCGCTGGTGGCGGCGCGCTTTCCGGCGCTGGGGCTGGCCGCCCGCCTGATGGCCGGCGCGCAGATCCGCGCCCAGGCCACCATCGGCGGCAACTTCTGTCGAGCCGTCTCCTGCGCCGATACGCCTCCCACCTGCATCGCCGGCGAGGCGCGCCTGGCCATGGCGAGCGCCGAGGGCGAGCGGCAGCTGGCCGCCGAGGACTTCTTCACGGGCCCCCGGCAGACCGTGCTGCGTCCGGGCGAGATCGTCACGGCGATTCTCCTGCCCGCCCAGCCCGTGGGCTCCGGCGCCGACTACCAACGCTTCACGCTGCGTGCCGGGCAGGCCCTGGCGGTCGCCGCCGTCGCCGCACGCCTCGTGCTGGTGCGCGGTGTGATCACGGAGGCCCGTCTCTGCCTGGGCGCCGTGGCCCCGACGCCCCTGCTCGTGCCGGCGGCCGCCGCCATTCTCGAGCGCAAGCGGCCGAGCGAGGCGCTCTTCGCGGAGGCTGCCGCAGCCGCCGCGGCCGCCGCTCGTCCCATCTGCGACCTGCGCGGAAGCGACGAGTATCGCCGCGATCTCGTGCGCGTGCTCGCGCGGCGCGCGCTCGCCATGGCCGCGGCCCGGGCGCAGGAGGCCGGACGATGAGCGATCGCGTGCTGGTCAAGCTCACCGTGAACGGGGTCGAGCGTGCCGTGGCCGTGAAGCCGAACGTCACGCTGAAGACCGTCCTGCGCGATCAGCTCGGCCTGACGGGCACCAAGAGCGGCTGCGAGGCCGGCGACTGCGGCGCCTGCACGGTGATTCTGGACGGTCGGGCCGTGAACAGCTGCCTTGTCCTCGCCGTGCAGGCCGATGGCCGGGCGGTGGAGACGATCGAGGGCCTGGGCGTTCGGGGCGAGCTGCACCCCCTCCAGAAGGCTTTCGTCAAGCACGGCGCCCTGCAGTGCGGCTTCTGCACGCCGGGCATGATCATGG includes:
- a CDS encoding xanthine dehydrogenase family protein subunit M, which gives rise to MEIRDFQLHRPRSLAEACALGARLGEAARYCAGGTELIVDFRARRDGADHLISLREVPGLATIAVQDDDLRIGAMVSIAEIAESPLVAARFPALGLAARLMAGAQIRAQATIGGNFCRAVSCADTPPTCIAGEARLAMASAEGERQLAAEDFFTGPRQTVLRPGEIVTAILLPAQPVGSGADYQRFTLRAGQALAVAAVAARLVLVRGVITEARLCLGAVAPTPLLVPAAAAILERKRPSEALFAEAAAAAAAAARPICDLRGSDEYRRDLVRVLARRALAMAAARAQEAGR